A stretch of the Deltaproteobacteria bacterium genome encodes the following:
- a CDS encoding AhpC/TSA family protein produces the protein MVRLSDRLSRGPVVLNFYRGVWUPYCNLELAALAKELQTIRSLGADLLAISPELPDNTLTMAEKHAIPIDILSDTTSEVLKKYRLWFAVPGEVKTLYLEKFGLNLEKYNGAERWELPVPATYVLDQDGIVRAGEADPDYTVRMEPAEVVAAIRNIADKFSM, from the coding sequence ATGGTGAGGCTTTCCGACCGGTTGTCCAGGGGCCCGGTGGTCCTCAACTTCTACCGTGGGGTCTGGTGACCGTACTGCAACCTGGAGCTGGCAGCTCTGGCGAAGGAATTGCAAACGATCCGGTCGCTCGGCGCGGATCTTTTGGCCATCAGCCCGGAACTTCCCGACAACACGCTGACGATGGCGGAGAAGCACGCGATCCCCATCGACATCCTGAGCGACACGACGAGTGAGGTTCTCAAGAAGTATCGCCTCTGGTTCGCCGTACCCGGGGAGGTCAAGACGCTTTACCTGGAGAAGTTCGGTTTGAACCTGGAAAAATACAACGGCGCGGAACGATGGGAACTTCCCGTTCCGGCGACCTACGTGCTGGATCAGGACGGCATCGTCCGGGCAGGGGAGGCGGACCCGGATTACACTGTGCGCATGGAGCCGGCGGAGGTCGTGGCGGCGATACGGAACATCGCCGATAAGTTTTCCATGTAG
- a CDS encoding redoxin domain-containing protein, giving the protein MNLKEKIAEFDASRKRPPEVMAIIRRGIDYTRESGAAGLRIGERAPDFTLPNQRGEMVRLSDRLSRGPVVLNFYRGVW; this is encoded by the coding sequence ATGAACTTGAAGGAGAAGATCGCGGAATTCGACGCGTCCCGGAAGCGGCCGCCAGAGGTCATGGCGATCATCCGCCGGGGGATCGACTACACGAGGGAATCGGGAGCGGCGGGGCTGCGGATCGGGGAGCGCGCACCGGACTTTACCCTTCCGAACCAGCGGGGCGAGATGGTGAGGCTTTCCGACCGGTTGTCCAGGGGCCCGGTGGTCCTCAACTTCTACCGTGGGGTCTGGTGA
- a CDS encoding TetR/AcrR family transcriptional regulator encodes MATKGERTRDHILDEASRLIQRKGIAATSIGEILSAAGVHKGSLYFHFRDKGEIGREVIRKAADRFMAFVDGSLTGATSRIALENFFDAVLNYHRSAGFVGGCLFGNTALESCDSAPEMAALVDGVFVAWTDRISRVIAGGQQAGDFRDDIAAHDLARQVVATLEGGIMLSRLRKKAAPLESCIETLKVFLRPAIAMGSGHKQQFQ; translated from the coding sequence ATGGCGACCAAAGGGGAACGAACGCGCGATCACATTCTGGACGAGGCGAGCCGCCTGATCCAACGCAAGGGGATCGCCGCTACCAGCATCGGCGAAATTCTTTCCGCCGCCGGGGTACACAAAGGAAGTCTCTACTTCCACTTCCGGGACAAGGGAGAGATCGGCCGCGAGGTGATAAGGAAGGCGGCCGACCGGTTCATGGCGTTTGTCGACGGATCGCTGACGGGCGCCACGTCCCGAATCGCCTTGGAAAACTTCTTCGATGCCGTATTGAACTACCACCGGAGCGCCGGATTCGTCGGAGGATGCCTGTTCGGAAATACGGCTCTTGAATCCTGCGACTCCGCCCCGGAGATGGCGGCCCTGGTCGACGGAGTCTTCGTCGCCTGGACCGACCGGATCTCTCGTGTGATCGCTGGCGGTCAGCAGGCAGGCGATTTCCGCGATGACATCGCGGCCCACGACCTTGCCCGGCAGGTGGTCGCCACGTTGGAAGGGGGAATCATGCTGTCACGGCTCCGGAAGAAGGCGGCTCCGCTGGAGTCCTGCATCGAAACCCTTAAGGTCTTTCTGCGGCCGGCGATCGCGATGGGAAGCGGTCACAAACAGCAGTTCCAATGA
- a CDS encoding metallophosphatase family protein, with amino-acid sequence MDEVSGRVALFGGVYNNHLALAALLDDAPSRASEIFCLGDVGAFGPHPDHSVEILRKAAISIVQGNYDRSVGMRRGDCACGYTDPRDNHFAALSYAYTFRKTSERNKDFLATLPDEIRLRGPRGERILLCHGSPRRQNEFLWESLSPDPFLARLLDDARCDVLAVTHTGIPWKRRLPDGRLVINVGAIGRPANDGQTHVWYAILDLSGEEPDASFIPLRYDHERLASEMRAEKIAEPFVQTIETGWWTTCLEVLPSKERACGRY; translated from the coding sequence ATGGACGAGGTTTCCGGTCGGGTCGCCCTCTTCGGAGGGGTCTACAACAACCACCTTGCCCTGGCCGCGCTTCTTGACGACGCTCCCTCCCGCGCTTCGGAGATCTTCTGCCTCGGGGACGTGGGCGCCTTCGGGCCTCACCCCGACCATTCCGTCGAAATTCTAAGGAAGGCGGCGATCTCGATCGTCCAGGGAAACTACGACCGCTCCGTCGGGATGCGCCGGGGGGACTGCGCCTGCGGCTATACCGACCCGCGGGACAACCATTTCGCCGCGCTTTCGTACGCCTACACCTTCCGGAAGACTTCCGAGCGGAACAAGGATTTCCTGGCGACCCTTCCCGACGAGATCCGTCTCCGGGGCCCCCGGGGGGAGCGGATCCTGCTGTGCCACGGCTCCCCGAGGCGGCAGAACGAGTTCCTGTGGGAGTCGCTGTCCCCCGATCCGTTTCTCGCCCGTTTGCTCGACGACGCGCGGTGCGACGTCCTCGCGGTGACGCACACGGGCATCCCGTGGAAGCGCCGCCTGCCCGACGGGCGCCTCGTGATCAACGTCGGGGCGATCGGCCGGCCCGCCAACGACGGACAGACCCACGTGTGGTATGCCATCCTGGACCTTTCGGGCGAGGAGCCCGACGCGTCGTTCATCCCCCTCCGGTACGATCACGAACGACTCGCGTCGGAGATGCGCGCCGAGAAGATCGCCGAGCCGTTCGTCCAGACGATCGAGACGGGGTGGTGGACGACGTGCCTGGAGGTATTGCCCTCGAAAGAGAGAGCCTGTGGGAGATACTGA
- a CDS encoding radical SAM protein yields the protein MTAPNCPFHGLDSLWIQVAGLSCNLRCAHCFNASGPGNREMPALSRDDVRTLLDEAEAAGVRDVVFTGGEPFLHPEMAEIVGDTLGRFPATILTNGTLLTDRIVERLANAARDSRYSLEIRVSLDASSEEENDRIRGKGSYGKALAGVARLEKASFLPIVTAVQFGEEDAPAALEEFERLLSAREIRKPRVKFLPAFRVGREEERSGGYGEGDRITAEMLELLGPEQLLCSTARVATSRGIWVCPILVNEQGGRMGDTLEESFRPFPLSYGACATCFRHGAVCANAATAVREE from the coding sequence ATGACGGCCCCGAACTGCCCGTTTCACGGACTCGACAGCCTGTGGATCCAGGTGGCGGGCCTTTCCTGCAACCTCCGGTGCGCGCACTGCTTCAATGCGTCCGGCCCGGGGAACCGGGAGATGCCGGCCCTCTCGCGGGATGATGTGCGAACCCTTCTCGATGAAGCGGAGGCGGCGGGGGTGCGGGACGTCGTCTTCACGGGCGGGGAGCCGTTCCTCCACCCGGAGATGGCGGAGATCGTCGGCGACACGCTGGGCCGGTTCCCGGCGACCATCCTGACCAACGGGACCTTGCTGACCGACCGGATCGTCGAGCGGCTCGCGAACGCGGCCAGGGATTCCCGGTACTCCCTTGAGATCCGGGTTTCCCTGGACGCCTCCTCGGAGGAGGAAAACGACCGGATCCGAGGGAAGGGGAGCTACGGGAAAGCACTCGCGGGAGTTGCCCGGCTGGAAAAGGCGAGCTTCCTTCCCATCGTGACCGCCGTGCAATTCGGCGAGGAGGACGCCCCGGCGGCGCTGGAGGAATTCGAGAGGCTCCTGAGCGCGAGGGAAATCCGGAAGCCCCGGGTCAAGTTTCTCCCGGCATTTCGCGTCGGGCGGGAGGAGGAGCGGTCCGGGGGGTACGGGGAAGGCGATCGCATCACCGCGGAGATGCTGGAACTCCTGGGGCCCGAGCAGCTCCTGTGCTCCACGGCAAGAGTGGCCACCTCCCGGGGAATATGGGTCTGCCCGATCCTCGTGAACGAGCAGGGCGGACGGATGGGGGACACGCTTGAGGAATCGTTCCGTCCCTTCCCGCTCTCGTACGGCGCCTGCGCCACCTGTTTCCGGCACGGGGCCGTGTGCGCGAACGCCGCCACGGCGGTTCGGGAGGAGTAG
- a CDS encoding sodium:solute symporter, producing the protein MDAHWMNWGILVVFGIVMFAISPRARGKDPAAQFFRGKDEAGRETSAFFLTSSVLIAWIFAKSVQNAADLGQKFGLPGGVAYAAYWLSFLVAGVVLYRLRKKGFRSIHHYLGTRFGTGAIWLFSLILLFRLWNEIWSNTIVMAQYFGPRESTAYYVASWAITALVLAYVLKGGLRSSIVTDTVQMVMAAVILFLILAYIFPAGHPREMILSGSWTLSGGVDLILVALLQVFSYPFHDPVMTDRAFITEPRKMLRSFTVAGILGVLFILLFSFVGIYNRVEGVGGNSTIGTAAAFGLPLLFFMNLMMLTSGCSTIDSTFSSIGKLVSFEVLSGWKVDKVVLARGAMVLLGILGNLMIYAKPAILSATTVSGTMVIGLTPVFLLSGWRRAGAVSYHASVLLGLLFGLGLSLKWFHGSIGAGKYGNLLWVNLVGIPLCFAVYLAGAWLRPAPERERS; encoded by the coding sequence CTCGTCGTCTTCGGAATCGTGATGTTCGCGATCTCCCCGCGGGCCCGCGGGAAGGACCCGGCGGCACAGTTTTTCCGGGGGAAGGATGAAGCGGGGAGGGAGACCAGCGCCTTTTTCCTCACGTCGAGCGTCCTCATCGCCTGGATCTTCGCGAAATCGGTCCAGAACGCGGCGGACCTGGGGCAGAAATTCGGGCTTCCGGGCGGTGTGGCGTATGCCGCGTACTGGCTCTCCTTCCTCGTCGCCGGGGTGGTGCTCTACCGCCTCCGGAAAAAGGGGTTCCGGAGCATCCACCATTACCTGGGAACCCGATTCGGAACAGGCGCCATCTGGCTCTTCTCGCTGATTCTCCTCTTCCGCCTCTGGAACGAGATCTGGAGCAACACGATCGTCATGGCGCAGTATTTCGGCCCGAGGGAGAGTACGGCGTACTATGTCGCCTCCTGGGCCATCACGGCGTTGGTGCTCGCTTATGTCCTGAAGGGAGGGTTGCGCAGCAGCATCGTGACGGACACCGTGCAGATGGTCATGGCCGCCGTCATCCTCTTCCTCATCCTGGCGTACATCTTCCCCGCGGGGCACCCGAGGGAAATGATCCTCAGCGGGTCCTGGACCCTCTCCGGGGGGGTGGACCTGATCCTCGTGGCACTGCTCCAGGTCTTCTCTTACCCCTTCCACGACCCCGTGATGACCGACCGGGCCTTCATCACCGAGCCGCGGAAAATGCTCCGGTCGTTCACCGTGGCGGGGATCCTGGGGGTCCTGTTCATCCTCCTGTTCAGTTTCGTCGGGATCTACAACCGGGTGGAGGGAGTCGGGGGAAATTCCACGATCGGCACGGCGGCGGCCTTCGGCCTGCCGCTCCTGTTCTTCATGAACCTGATGATGCTGACCAGCGGATGCTCGACGATCGACTCGACCTTCAGTTCCATCGGGAAGTTGGTCTCGTTCGAGGTGCTTTCGGGATGGAAGGTGGACAAGGTCGTCCTTGCGAGGGGGGCGATGGTCCTGCTGGGCATCCTTGGGAACCTGATGATCTATGCTAAACCCGCGATCCTTTCCGCCACCACGGTGAGCGGCACGATGGTCATCGGGCTCACTCCCGTCTTCCTGCTGTCGGGATGGCGGCGCGCCGGTGCGGTCTCTTACCACGCGAGCGTCCTGCTGGGGCTTCTCTTCGGGCTGGGACTGAGCCTGAAATGGTTCCATGGCAGCATCGGGGCAGGGAAGTACGGCAACCTGCTATGGGTGAACCTCGTCGGCATCCCTCTCTGCTTCGCGGTCTACCTGGCGGGTGCCTGGCTGCGGCCGGCCCCGGAGCGGGAGAGGTCGTGA